The following DNA comes from Nicotiana sylvestris chromosome 10, ASM39365v2, whole genome shotgun sequence.
GTGCATTGAATAACgctgaaaagacaagtccatcAGATGTTTCAATAATCACGAAGGGTTGTGTCATCAGTATGACGTCATCGCGAGAAGTCCGAAGAGTcagatgtcaaaatcatttcttattgCTCCTCtataagaaatgcggggactatctgtatacggtgaaatcggagggtccaatttctcatcaTCGAGGCACCTCTGAAGAACATCTCAAAGTCTCGAAGCTACAAGGTTATGGTCGAGTTTCTGCCCTCGAGGTTTGTCGACACTCGATCCAAGGACAATGTTGACCACGACTGTGATAgagatggggagttcccaaggtacacggcTAGGACTAACGGAGACTAGTGGTACCCTAGCCATGAATCAGGGTGTCATATAGATATCCCTTCCCTTTTCCTTTGTAAttaatacattttgtactatgttagaattcccctcatatataaaggggatccttatcactTTGTAGTTccctgttgcttcagttgctctacacgaaatatacaagaacattccatTTGCTCTCCaacatactctcttgatattgtttctttcatttattatcttcatattttttcttcatttattgcttatcattggccataaagagactTTATTGATTTTGTCATAACTATTAACCACATTTTGACCACCTTTGACAATTCCCTGCCGAGCTCCAGAATTGACGTCGGGGACCCGATAATTggcctatcggtttgattatcaccCTATCCTTAATTCTCATTTCATTTCTAAGTCTCATATATatagcatcaactacttaacaactagcataagaatagatcacgtatttttagcgTCCcatatcaaatttaattattattaccattttcatggtaaacatgGATGTGATGTACAAGGAAAGGAATTCAACCGGTTGCTTCTTTGAGGGCTGTTCATGTACTAGCATAGCATTGGAGTTTGGTTATATTCGAGACTaggtcagagtgggtgactctcaacaatgaTCCTAGTGGGTTCAAGAATTAAAGTGCAGTGCCTAAGGATTTCGGGTCCGTTGTGTGGTTCAGGATTGAGTTCGTGTAGTGGATTATGAAAGGGGCTTGGAGTTTTCTATGTTATCATCAGGTCTACGGTGCAGTAGTAGAGGAAAGTGAGAAGTAGCTTCGGATTTGCGGAAGGTCTTGCAGAATAGGTGTACTAGTTGGAGATGCTATTGTGCACTtgaggagggtatgagatggttcaCAAGTGTTGAGTCAATGTGGCCTCATGATTCgggtcactcaggatgagtgcATATTGAGTTCGTTATGTTTTTGAATGAatctattattatttctaaggcaagtcAAGAGTAAATTAGATGAAGTTAGTTCGGTTAGTAATTGTTGAATCAGCATGATTAtggcaatgatcagttccttcagcgtgttaAGTTATACATGTGGTTTGTGGTTGTACGTGCAGGCTTGACAATCGTCATAACTTGATTGATTTGGGAGATATTTGGGTCAAATGGCCTTATTGTGTAAATGGATTCTGAAAGAGATACGACGGTTTAGATCACGACTTGAGGTTTGTATTTTTTGTAGTTTGAAATTCAGTTGCGTGTTGCAATGATTCTTCTGAAATGAGTCAAGAAAAAGGTTTCTAGAAAATGAAGTGTTTATTCTACTAGTAGTTTATAGGTTATGATGAATTCTTGTACTCTCATGTAGAAGCACGATAGGTGCAGTGAGCGATATGGGAATTGGGAGTTGAGGATCAAGGCTGCGGTTCGGTATTGAAAAGAATGTCACGAGCTCAGATGAGCAGGGAAGAATTCAGATGTTCAGAGTAAGCTGGCATTTTCTTTGGTGTCACTTAAGAACAATGTCCTGTGTAAGGTTTTGTGTACTGACTTGCggattcttgatttgctttacaGCATTAGTACTGTTGGTGGTATGGAGATGCAGACCTTGCTACCTGGTGCGTAAGGTTGTGGGAGCATATCCCATGGGGAAATTTCTATAATTGTGACATGTTAGTCACTTTATTAATAAGGATTGAAACCAAGAATGGAGATTTTGGTACTATCTCTAATGTGAGAGCTTATGCCTGAAAGGGGCTctattcatttggttgtggactGTTGAAGTGTTTTTCAGATTAGATGGATGCTTGTGTGTCATGAATATGGCCATTGTGGATCCTTGAAATGTTATTGGCCCAGTATGGTATGATCAGAATCTATTTGAGGTCTGTTGGTGGACCTAAAGTGAATATGTGCTCTACGTCAGGTCGGATGTGTTCAGTCGTCATAACATTGCTTACGGGGGAGTCATCGGGAATTGGATGTCAATACTCTACTGTGTCATGTGGGTTGCGAGACAACTTGATTATTCACACGTTGTTGAGGTCCCGTGTAGCTTATGGTgatatatgagcaggatggctctcgaaATGCAGGTCATTTATCGCACCTTAATTATGCTTGGGTTGTGTAGCGTATGGCGCTATCCATATCCCCAGGGTTGTATTTTTGCACTTGGCATTCTTATGGTCGATATTCGGTATGTCGTAAGTATAAGCATTATGGCTTGATGGGTATTCCCTTATTCACTGTTATGTGTGGATCAGGTGTCACCCCATCACAGACACGCTgcttggatcgagttgcacacaACAACTGTATCATGTATGGAtaaggttgcacgccacaatagttAGATGATAAGTACGGTTCCCTATATCCATTCTTGTGTATTTGGTTTCTCATCCTCTAAGAAGGGTTCATAGCGTCTGTTCGATCATTTTATTCATTATGTAGGCTGGGTAGTTATTTTTTTGGAGTTCATTCTTCCTTATATGTCATATTCAAGTTTTATCTTGTTGGTGCATTGATGGCATCATATGAGATTTTGGTCAGTGTTTGAGGTGGCCTATTGCCGAGCAGCTTGTATTGGGTGAGACGAGTTTATTGGACCTGAAATCGGTACGATCTGATTTATGTGGGGTATATTAGAGAGAAATATCGTTATCCAGTTTAGAACAAGGTAGTGACCCCTATCATGTGGAGAGACTCCATGATTTATTGATTTGGTAGGTGATTAtgagtttctacacatctctttcgTCGTGGCAGCATTACGAGAGTTGGAACATGGTTTATATGTGTGATGGGGTGTATTACGGGCATCAGATTCGTTAAAGTGCATCTATTGTGGTCGAAGGATGTTATTATGGGAAAATAACTTAAGTGGTGTAGTGTGTGATTTCAGCATAGGTGCATGACCAGGGTTAGGTACAGTGTGTAGGGATTGACGTAGTGTTCGTATGTTAGAATCGGGTCTCATGGAAAATTCTGGATGTTGtaatttggttctaaggcttgTTAGCTAAGGTAATAGGGAGGATGTTCAGTATGGCCTAAGATAATGTGCTCACATGGGTTGTGGTGGcgcgggtaggtgcacgaggtgttaaacaacGATTATGGACAACTCCGGAGCAGTTCttggcacgtttgaggacgaatgtatgtttaagtgggggagaataatgatccgaccggtcgttttgagctctagcatgtcaTTCGGCGATTTaaggccttgagtagcttcacttcaagtattatgacttgtgcgcgtggccgaaattgaatttcgggaagtttatAGTCGATTCAGAAggaaaattctaatttcggaagctttaagttagatgaattgaccaaggtttgacttttgagtaaatgacctcagaatcgagatttgaaggttccaataagttcgtataatgattttggatttgggtatatgttcgggttgagtatcggGTCGCCCGGGAGCATTTCAGCGCTTATTGTaggaatttggcattttgaaTTTTCCTAAGTTTGGTTTGAGGTGGAATTTTGTGTTATGAATGTCCGTTTGGGGTTccgagccttggaataggtttttatcatgatttgtgacttgtgtgtaaTGTTTGGCGTCATTCCTAAATGTTTTGATATAATTCGGACGCGTTCGTCGAAGATTGGAGGTTTGAGAGTTGAAAGaaagattttgatgttatttgtggagttttgagCCTTTGGATAAGTTTGTATAAGATATTGGGACTTATTGGTGTAATTGGacggggtcctgggggcctcgggtgtgattcggGATAGTTTTGGCCAAAGTTTGGGTGATTTACAGTTGCTGGTTTCTAGTGTCGTTGGCATGCTTTGCCACCACGAAGAGGGAGATGCGATCGCGGAAGGTAAATGGAAGCAGATGCTGaattgttcttcgcattcgtggGCTAAGGGGTGCGATTGCATAGTGTCCTGGGCTGGACAACCGCATTCGCGAATGGATTCATGCGTTCGCGTAGTGATGAAGCAGGGGCTGATGGAATCACGATAGtctttccgcgatcgcgaagaggagcAGGCTTGGGCAAAATGAATTAAATGCGGGAAGATTTTCTATCCCATTTTCATTTGTTTTGGCAATTTTTGGAGCTCTTGGAGGGAAGATTTTCATCATCCATGTCGAGGTAAGTTATTCCAGCATATTgggagttaaatacatggtttatttatggatttaaacatggaaattaatagaaatttgggattttggtaAAAATCCTagaatttggtatttttggattttgacaaTCAAATTGGGCATAGAATTgagaataaatcatatatttgagttcgtattgttatgggtaaagtttatcttcgaatattttcggaatctgggcacgtgAGCCCAAGGGTTGATTTAATTGACTTTTTGAGCGCAGTTGGGAATTGTTATGCATTGATttattatgagtattagagtatatttttattggtttgcacattgtttgactagttttggagcgacgGGCATCAGTTTGGTTAGAGTTGTGTTGGAGCCGGTTTGGAACttcggagcaaggtaagtctcctgtctaatcccgtgagggggaaactacccctAGGTGATGTGTTTGATATGTGCTACTTGTTGCGAGGGCTACGTACACAGGAGgtaacgagagtccgtacgtagcaaGATTCATGATATGTTTGGGTAGACTTAGGTTCACGCCATGCTATAACTGTACTATTTGAGATGTTTCTTGCCTATTAAATTCCTTTATTTTATGTTACGACTTGAGACTAGACTTGTGTAGAGTGGTAGACTCGATATTATAGAGATTTGACGAGCTACATGATTAGCCGCAGAATAACTGTGCTCCTTCTACGGATTTCTCCTACGCTATACGTTTTCATCAAAAGTTTTCCTTAAAATTCATAACTCACACGTTTATTCGCGAGTGGGGTCAAGGACTAGTGaaagcttcttattctaatggAATTGAGCCATttgtgtcacgccccaacctcgagaggcgcgaccggcactcaatcgagtgaacccaactgagcaagcctttttaACAAGTTCTACCCTGCTCGATACGATTAAGAAATCCTGCATtcgtttatttagacaatagcaaAATCTTACGTTCAACATTGTtgattcattttatatcacaaccttaaaccgtagttaagtttccaagatcCAATACAGTTACAATTTAGAGAAACATGAGTTTAAGATTTCAACCTAGTTCATAGACCCGTCCaacacccatacataacccacacgaacgtctacagagcctctaTGGATACAAAAACAAATTACaacaacgccggcaacaaggccccggctatacctcaaaagtggaagtctacaacaaaagataTACAACATAACCTCTTGAAGGAAGAAGGGGCTCACCAAACCTTTGAGAGGAGGACACTCCGCTACGCGCGATCGGCACTGTCCGCTACgaagccacctacattcatttaaaaatatagcgcccccgacaaaagggacgttagaaccatggaatagtactagtatgtataactacaCACCATctaattagaaagaactttcatacaagaataaggaaatcacaagtataactcaaataCTTGAAATggtcacaacattatcaaataaaagaatcatacaattttcacatcattttcccatatcttttagttttggggcatttaatactgttcatcattgtccacaataccaccgctatcttgagcagagtccgatcttgacccgatcggctaggttgcctcatttgagacatacacTTGAATCACAAaaacaataccaccatgtgtgcggcatggcgtccgatctcggcccgatcggctaggccgccttaccgaggcatttcccttttccatcaatcatctcatttcaatctttgtttcatatatatcatttcataggcacttggggacACATCTATCATGTCATATATTTGCACTAGGACACATCTCACATCATTTCCAATTccaatgttagatttgtaatttaggataatatgtgcacacaagagcaaaaaAAATGGTAAGCatagatgagacttcacatagatggTACAACATATGCAGATTCAATCTTAATTTAAGGTCTAGGCATTTCAATATATGATTCATATTCATTGCaccttttcaagttatcaagaataaCACTTCGACCACATTGAGAGACATCTATCACACCTATAAGGTTGCaactcaaattcatgtgaaacatCAATCAATATAACAATCCAACCTTAATCTTGCCGCATTTACACAAACACCAacagagctcaatttctaaaagatagggttttagccatacatacctcgatTGAGCATTCCCTTAATCCTATAATAGTCCGGAATGTtcgcacttcaatctatttaagcaatgtagcacaattgaacccataatcaggaaaagatcatagtttaagctcacttgagcattttatcaagcgTTGAGTGTTCATCAAGGCCTTATGGTccttttatgcaagattacactagccCTTTCCCCATGCCTCTCTATTTATAATTTTCCCATATCTTCTAAGTACACATGCATGCAACGTAATCACCCAtatccccatgaattacctcactaatgGCCCCCTATAACTATGATTGAAATTAAGAGCTTAGGTGACGAAGTCTTACTTCTTGGGATGAATATTTAGGTGCCTCAGttgattatcttcaatgtttTAACAAGGATTTGTGGAGAAATTTGATGAAAGGCACTTCCTTTATCTTAGACCCTCTTTCTCACTCTAAAAGCACCAAGAAAgtaggctcaaaatgagctattgcaCTGGATATAACGACAGGGAGGtcaggtttaaaatttagaaatctgTAGCCCCGACTCAGATCTGCGATTGCATATGCGATCGCAGAATTGACATGTGACCAGCAGAATGGACCACAACAATGGTcccaaaacctgaacaaactgtctgggtatgcgacaaaaatgcggtccgcatacctgttctgctgtcgcataatgcaccgcagaactgcttcGCACAAAAATTCCTAggagattatgcgatgactatgcatGCCgtatattgattatgcgatcacataattgaCCGTATAGTTGACCTCGATTTAACCAACAAACTGTCTGGCTCTGCGacaactatgcggtccgcatagctattatgcgatcgcataatggaccgcaaaaacgCATTTTCCTGGAAAAAATTATTCCTTAACTATTTAATGCAtagatcaatccaaagggtcaGAAACACATGAATTTAACTATTTAActttatgaatttctaacacatgatcctaacttggcactacgggattcgggtttttgagtagaaatttcacggggccttacatcctcccccacttaagatcattcgtcctcgaatgaggatcaaggttcactcatCAACAATCTTGATACAACCtcagcttttcacaacatgaaacatATGAACAaccccaaatttggctaactccctaaatttctaAAATTTTTGCCAACGTTTCCTTTGtatctaggcctatccacctgtcagagggcccTAGAAACATATCCTAACAACATATATATGTCCCATTGACATAACGtaacttgtacaacaccaaccatggccgcataggaAACATATAGCCAAATTAGAacagttttacatagatcaaatcaaaagataagagttcatagggaCCAAATGCATAAAAAGCTATTACATGGCTatacaaacaaatgtgggtacttctttctcatttcttctctGCTTCCCAAGTGGCatcctcaacctgctggttccgccataacacttttacggaggcaatttccttatttctcaatttttggacttttctgtcaagaatggcaactggaacttctttATAAGACaactcttcattaacctcaatagtttcaactggcacaatagtggacgaTCTTCCaccaccttcttcaacatagacacatgaaagaccaggTGTACCAATGATATCTCGGGTGGCAGTTCGAGCTTGTACGCCatctgaccaatcctctgaatgattttgtacggcccgatatacctcaaactcaattttcctttctttccaaaccgcatGATACCCTTAATAGGGTAAACCTTcacaaatacccaatcatcttctttgaactctaaatctctgcgACAAACGTTAGAGTAAGACTTTTGGCGattttgagcagttttcaacctctctttaataatcttgactttctccatagcctgatgcaTGAGGTCTGGCCCTATCAATTTAGCTTCTcaaacctcgaaccacccaatggaaGATCTACATATCCTATTATACAACacctcaaatggtgccatctggatattAGCATGaaagctgttgttataagaaaattctatgagtggcaagtgatcatcccagctacccttgaaatcgagagtacaagcacgcaacatgtcctcaagggtctgaatagtccgctcttcTTGCCCGTCAATTTGAGGATGAAAAactgtgctaagatttacctgcgtacccaaaccttgctgaaatttcttccaaaagttggctgtgaactgagcccctcgatttGACATGATTGAGACTAGAATGCCATGCAatttgactatttctttgatatacaactgagcatactgttccgctgtgtcggtagatttaactggcaagaagtgcgctgatttcaTGAGTCGATCCATGATTATCCAAATTGAGTCAAACATGCGCAGAGTGCGCGGCatccctaccacaaaatccatgttaattatctcccatttccacattggaatttctatgctttgggcCAATCCACtgggcctttgatgttcggccttcacttgctgatagttcggacattttgccacaaaggcCTCCACATCCTTTTTCATGTTGTTCCActaataaatttccttgagatcatgatacatttttgtagaacctgggtgcatgGAATACTTGGAAGTGTAAGCTTCTACCATGATCCTTTTCTGAAGACCGTCAATATCCggaacacataggcggccttggttctgtagggtaccatcatccatgccaaaggaaaaagttgtggtcttgtgtttatgaatcccctcttttAGTTGTGGTAACAATGGATCGTTGAATTGCTTCTCTTTTACTTACGCTGCAAGCGATGATTAAGCCCTATTCTGCACAACCACTCCTCCTTCATTAGATTCCGCAAGGaaaactcccaaactagccaactggtgaacctccctggccaaaGGCCTCTGAAACGCCttcaaatgagccaaacttcccatagattttcgactgagagcatccgccacaacattagcctttcccgggtgatagagaatatcaatgtcatagtctttgagt
Coding sequences within:
- the LOC138879856 gene encoding uncharacterized protein, with product MEKVKIIKERLKTAQNRQKSYSNVCRRDLEFKEDDWVFVKVYPIKEGGGRSSTIVPVETIEVNEELSYKEVPVAILDRKVQKLRNKEIASVKVLWRNQQVEDATWEAEKK